A genomic region of Miscanthus floridulus cultivar M001 chromosome 3, ASM1932011v1, whole genome shotgun sequence contains the following coding sequences:
- the LOC136546824 gene encoding uncharacterized protein: MPVQDPSSSPSATGGGVRAKRTSSAPIRPADYAHSPTHHCVALRDAAGLQAILAGLPPLAHPSRVLTAADAAREGRLASSVAAALDRRDVPGGDTALHLAVRLRLPSLASALAAAGADPTLQNHAGWTPLQEALCLGCREIAACLLRAHRLAAWAKLRRRAPALSAALRRVQDFYLEVDFHFESSVVPLLSRAAPSDTYRIWKRGADLRADTTLAGFDGLRIRRADHSFLFFGEETSAGGRRLPPGSLLVLHRGRREVHDAFAAAAAAGDEDAATSDAAAYRPGLNITSARLVPRTTWLRKEKTENVGEWKARVFDVHNVVFSFRTLKAASAGRKDFTFELAGEEDGDEDDDEFLPLEIRDDDEDGDFLVADIPPPTARRSCYVPGRRSVAGPPSHLGTPQRRRNSVDVPRRLPACASVGRGEDGIFGRHPGTTTTGGAKWKEEETVKTLRPSVWLTEDFPLRVDEFLPLLDILASRVRAVRRLRELLTTKFPPGTFPVKVAIPVVPTVRVVITFTKFVPLVEPEEFFTPMSSPSLLASPGPGSMVKPDTHKSSYLRWGSKNSRPKAVNLSQVADNADPFTVPSDYTWVNSLGSKNHDKKSSKSKKGKTKQT; this comes from the exons ATGCCGGTCCAGGATCCCTCCTCCTCGCCATCCGCCACAGGCGGCGGCGTGCGGGCCAAGCGCACGTCGTCGGCGCCGATCCGGCCGGCTGACTACGCGCACAGCCCCACGCACCACTGCGTCGCGCTGCGGGATGCCGCGGGGCTGCAGGCCATCCTCGCAGGCCTCCCGCCGCTCGCGCACCCGTCCCGCGTTCTCACAGCCGCCGACGCCGCCCGGGAGGGCCGTCTCGCGTcctccgtcgccgccgcgctcgaCCGCCGCGACGTCCCGGGCGGGGACACCGCGCTGCACCTCGCGGTCCGGCTTCGGCTGCCCTCCCTGGCTtccgcgctcgccgccgccggggcGGACCCCACGCTGCAGAACCACGCCGGGTGGACCCCGCTCCAGGAGGCCCTCTGCCTCGGGTGCAGGGAGATTGCCGCCTGCCTCCTCCGCGCGCACCGCCTCGCCGCCTGGGCAAAGCTCCGGCGCCGGGCGCCCGCCCTCTCCGCCGCGCTGCGCCGGGTCCAGGATTTCTACCTCGAGGTGGACTTCCACTTCGAGAGCTCCGTCGTGCCGCTGCTCTCGCGCGCCGCGCCCTCCGACACCTACCGCATTTGGAAGCGCGGGGCGGACCTTCGCGCGGACACCACGCTCGCCGGCTTCGATGGCCTCCGCATCCGCCGCGCGGACCACTCGTTCCTCTTCTTCGGCGAGGAGACCAGTGCCGGCGGCCGCCGCCTGCCTCCGGGTTCTCTGCTCGTGCTCCACCGCGGCCGGCGCGAGGTGCACGACGCTttcgcggcggccgcggccgcgggcgACGAGGACGCAGCCACCTCCGATGCGGCCGCCTACCGCCCGGGGCTCAACATCACCTCCGCGAGGCTCGTGCCGAGGACCACCTGGCTGCGGAAGGAGAAGACGGAGAACGTCGGCGAGTGGAAGGCGCGGGTGTTCGACGTCCACAACGTCGTCTTCTCCTTCCGCACCCTCAAGGCCGCGAGTGCCGGCCGCAAGGATTTCACCTTCGAGCTCGCCGGAGAAGAGGACGGcgacgaagacgacgacgagtTCCTGCCACTGGAGATCcgggacgacgacgaggacggcGACTTCCTTGTCGCTGACATCCCGCCGCCCACAGCGCGGCGCAGCTGCTACGTTCCCGGCCGGCGCAGCGTGGCGGGGCCGCCTTCGCACTTGGGGACCCCGCAGAGGCGGAGGAACAGCGTGGACGTGCCGCGGCGACTGCCGGCGTGCGCGTCGGTCGGGCGCGGCGAGGACGGCATCTTCGGCCGGCACCcagggacgacgacgacgggtgGAGCCAAGTGGAAGGAGGAGGAGACGGTGAAGACGCTGCGGCCGTCGGTGTGGCtcacggaggacttccccctgaGGGTCGACGAATTCCTGCCGCTGCTGGACATCCTGGCCAGCCGCGTGCGCGCCGTGCGCCGGCTCCGCGAACTGCTCACCACCAAGTTCCCACCAGGGACCTTCCCGGTGAAG GTTGCAATCCCTGTTGTGCCAACGGTGAGGGTGGTTATCACTTTCACCAAATTCGTCCCCCTCGTGGAGCCAGAGGAGTTCTTCACTCCGATGTCGAGCCCCAGCCTCTTGGCGAGCCCAGGGCCAGGAAGCATGGTGAAGCCTGACACCCACAAGAGCTCGTACCTGAGGTGGGGCTCGAAGAACTCGAGACCAAAGGCCGTGAACCTGTCACAAGTCGCCGACAACGCCGACCCCTTCACGGTGCCGAGTGACTACACCTGGGTGAACAGCCTTGGTTCCAAGAACCATGACAAGAAGTCTTCCAAGTCCAAGAAGGGCAAGACCAAACAGACCTGA